The Hydrogenobacter sp. T-2 region CTTTTGGGTTTACAAAAACATCCTCTGTGTATATCTCACTTATACCAAGAAGTATATGCGCGTATTCGTGGAATAGGGTAAATATCCTTGCCAGTATATTGTCTGATGTGTTCACAACTATGAAAGGCGGGTCTTTGTCCATTAAAACAAAACCCCTGGCTTCTTTTATAGGAAATTTCATCTGCATAACAATTATGTTTTTTTCTTCTATAACCCTTCTCCAAGCATTGAATGCTCCGTAAGCATTTTTCCAACTAAGTTGCTCTTGTATGGAGATGTTTATGCTTTCTCTTTCCTGCAAGGCTGTTTTTCTTGGATCATCTTCAAGGCTATAACTTTTAACATTAGGTTTAGGGTCTATTCCCATTTCCTTCATAAGCTCGTTTATGATTGATTGATAGTATCTTGCCTTCCTAAGGACAAGGAGAAACTCTTTTGAAAAACCTTCCTCAGATTTAGGTAATATCCTAAAAGAAGAAGTAATAGGCTTCTCATCAGGGGGTTTGGAAAGTAATAGTGCGGACAGTGGTCTCTTGAAGTATTCTGACATTAACTCAAGTTGTCTAAACGTAGGTGAAATTACACCCTTTTCTATTTGCATATAGGCATCCTTTGAAATTCTTAGTTTTTTTGCTATCTCTTCCGCTTTATAGCCTGCACTTTCTCTTGCCCACCTTATAACCTCTGGGTTCACATCTACCTTGAAATTTTTCCTACCCATTTCTACAAAAACCTCTCTACCTTATACCCCCTCATAAACTCCTCTCCACTCATAACCTTTCCCTTTGGAGATACAAGCTCAAGCACCTCAACCGCATCCTTTCCACAGGCAACTAAGAGTTTTTTCCTATCAAGAACCTCTCCCGGGCTTCCTTGAGCTTCCACGGTTTTAACCCTAAGGACTTTAATCCTTTCGCCTTTTTCTGTCAAGGTATAGCAGTCTGGGTATAAGCCTCTTATTCTGTCTCTTACGCTTTCTGCATCCGCTTTCCAGCATATTCTTAGCTCTTCCTTTTGCACCGGCGGTGCATAAAGTGCCTTGCTGTGGTCTTGTAGTATGGGTTTTATATTACCCTTAGACCATTCCCTTAAGGTCCTTACCAAAAGGCTTGCTCCCTTCTGAGAGAGCCTTTCTGAAAGGGTCCTTAGGTTGTCCTCTAAGTGGATAGGCTCTTCCTCCTGAGAGAGGATGTCTCCTGTGTCCATTCCTTCATCCATAAGCATGACCGTGTTTCCTGTTATCTTTTCTCCTGCCATGATAGCTCTTTGAATGGGTGCGGAGCCTCTATAGGCTGGAAGTAGGCTTGCATGCAGGTTTATACAGCCATAGGTTGGGTAGTTTATGACTTCCGGTGGGAGTATTTTGCCATAAGCGACCACCACTATACAGTCTGGCTTTAACCTTTCCACTATGGGCATTATATGACTTTTCTTCTCTGGCTGAAAAACCTCTATGCCAAGCTCTTTGGCAAGCACTTTTGTAGGTGGTGACGTGAGCTTTTGACCTCTGCCTGCAGGTTTGTCTGGTTGGCAAACCACTCCCAAAAGTTCAAACTCTTGATGCAGAGCTTTTAAGGATGGCAAGGCAAACTCGGGAGTGCCAAAGAAAAGTATTTTCATGACCTTATATATTCTAAAGCCACGTCATCGCCAAAGGTTTTTACATCCCTAAGTTTTAGCCTTGGTGCATCCCTCAAAAGCTCCACCCCTATATCTCCTATCCTTTTGCCTTCACCTATGAGAATGGGACCCAAGAAAACCCAAAGGCGGTCAAAAAGACCTTCTTTTATGAAAGAGGTCAAGGTAATAGCACCACCCTCTACAAGAAGATGCATCACCTCTAAAAAGTAAAGCTCTCTCAAAACCTCCCTCAGGTCCAGGCTTTTATCTTTGGCTGGTGCAAGGATAACTTTGACCCCCTTGTCTTCAAGTCTTTTGACCTTCTCCTTGTTCTCGCTTGTGGTAAATACAAGAGTTTGAGCGGAGTGGTCTTCCACAAGGTGGCACTCCTCTGGAATTTTCAGCTGTGGGTCAAGCACTATCCTTATGGGCTGTCTTTCCCACTCAAAGGCTCTTATGGTAAGTCTTGGATTGTCCCTCAAGAGGGTGTTTATACCCACAAGCACCGCGGTTGCCTCTGCCCTAAGGCGGTGTGCAAAGTTTCTTGCCTGCTGTGAGGTTATCCATTGGCTTTCTCCAGTCTTTAGTGCCAAAGACCCATCTATGCTCTGAGCCCACTTCAAGGTTATGTAAGGTCTTTTCTGAGTGATATAAACAAAAAAGTCCTCGTTGAGCCTTTTGGCTTCCTCTTCAAGAAGTCCCACCTCCACCTCTATGCCTGCTTTCCTTAACCTTTCTACACCCTTTCCAGATACAAGCGGGTTTGGGTCAAGGGTGGCAATCACCACCCTTTTTAACCCTGCCCTTATAATGGCGTCCGTGCAGGGTGGAGTCCTACCATAATGGGTGCAAGGTTCAAGGGTCACATATAGGGTTGCCCCCTTTGCCCTCTCCCCTGCCTTTTCAAGGGCTACCACCTCTGCATGAGGCATGCCAGCCATTTCATGATAGCCCTCTCCCACAATCTGCCCATCCTTTACTATTACACAGCCTACAGTAGGGTTAGGATGTGTAAGACCCTTACGCGAATATGCAAGCTCTAAAGCCCTTTTCATAAACCTGAGGTCTTCCATCAGTCAAATATATCAAATATCTCACCAAAGATGGACTTTTTCTTCTTTTTATGCTTGTATTCTTCGTATCTTCTATAGATTTCAGGGTGCTCTCTTGTTATTCCCCTTAGCTCCTCCTCAAGAGCACTTTCCGCCCTTTGTATGGCTTGAATTATCTTGGAGAGCTCGCCTTTATCAAGCCATATGCCACCGCATGCAGGACAAACGTCCACCAAAACTCCATACTTGTTGACTTCCAAAAGCTCCACATCAACGCATCTTGGACACTTCATCTTTTTTCCTCAAGTCCTTTTATAAACTCAAGCATGTCTATGTAGATTATACCAAAGGCATCCTGAAGAGCCCCTCTCCTTGGAAGGTCACCTACACTTCCTGTGGGTTGCGAGTATGGAACAGAGGTTGAAAAAACCTTTTTTACCTCACCCACAGTTAAACCAACCTTTAGCTCTAAGTTGTAGGCACTAACCCTTTGTTGAGGAGTAAAGGCTATGGGCGTTTCCTTTAGTAATTCTATATATGGCTTTATTTCCTGAGCCCCATCTCCACAGCTAAGCCTGTTTCCCGACTCTAACACCGCCCTTTCAAGACTCTTTCTGAAAGCGTAGCTTAGGTAAACCTCCGCATAGGGGTTTTCCACCTCTTTTATGCAAAAGTCCTTTGCAAGGGAAAGGGAAAGGCTCAAAAACAAAGCCAAGAATAATCTCATAGCTTATAATATAACCCATGCTTGTTCTTGCAGTATTGTATTCTCTTCTCTGGATAGCTATAGCGGGCTACGACCTAAAGTCTGTGTTTTT contains the following coding sequences:
- a CDS encoding zf-TFIIB domain-containing protein, which codes for MKCPRCVDVELLEVNKYGVLVDVCPACGGIWLDKGELSKIIQAIQRAESALEEELRGITREHPEIYRRYEEYKHKKKKKSIFGEIFDIFD
- the ribD gene encoding bifunctional diaminohydroxyphosphoribosylaminopyrimidine deaminase/5-amino-6-(5-phosphoribosylamino)uracil reductase RibD, which produces MEDLRFMKRALELAYSRKGLTHPNPTVGCVIVKDGQIVGEGYHEMAGMPHAEVVALEKAGERAKGATLYVTLEPCTHYGRTPPCTDAIIRAGLKRVVIATLDPNPLVSGKGVERLRKAGIEVEVGLLEEEAKRLNEDFFVYITQKRPYITLKWAQSIDGSLALKTGESQWITSQQARNFAHRLRAEATAVLVGINTLLRDNPRLTIRAFEWERQPIRIVLDPQLKIPEECHLVEDHSAQTLVFTTSENKEKVKRLEDKGVKVILAPAKDKSLDLREVLRELYFLEVMHLLVEGGAITLTSFIKEGLFDRLWVFLGPILIGEGKRIGDIGVELLRDAPRLKLRDVKTFGDDVALEYIRS
- the fmt gene encoding methionyl-tRNA formyltransferase — encoded protein: MKILFFGTPEFALPSLKALHQEFELLGVVCQPDKPAGRGQKLTSPPTKVLAKELGIEVFQPEKKSHIMPIVERLKPDCIVVVAYGKILPPEVINYPTYGCINLHASLLPAYRGSAPIQRAIMAGEKITGNTVMLMDEGMDTGDILSQEEEPIHLEDNLRTLSERLSQKGASLLVRTLREWSKGNIKPILQDHSKALYAPPVQKEELRICWKADAESVRDRIRGLYPDCYTLTEKGERIKVLRVKTVEAQGSPGEVLDRKKLLVACGKDAVEVLELVSPKGKVMSGEEFMRGYKVERFL
- a CDS encoding helix-turn-helix domain-containing protein, producing MGRKNFKVDVNPEVIRWARESAGYKAEEIAKKLRISKDAYMQIEKGVISPTFRQLELMSEYFKRPLSALLLSKPPDEKPITSSFRILPKSEEGFSKEFLLVLRKARYYQSIINELMKEMGIDPKPNVKSYSLEDDPRKTALQERESINISIQEQLSWKNAYGAFNAWRRVIEEKNIIVMQMKFPIKEARGFVLMDKDPPFIVVNTSDNILARIFTLFHEYAHILLGISEIYTEDVFVNPKVEKWCNVFASEFLLPKDILTREFELKGEGVVEDISKKFKVSKKAVLTKLYLLRKIDESTYQTRVKKLEDTTSKIPIKPPLHKKRLQEGGAKFLSLLFEAKEKNLITTHDLLEYLDVNLESLYKIKKELQHYLI